The following nucleotide sequence is from Primulina tabacum isolate GXHZ01 chromosome 2, ASM2559414v2, whole genome shotgun sequence.
TGTTTCTTTTACAGGAAATATGTTGTACATTCAGAGTGAATTTTAAAGTAAAAGGCTTTGCTTCAGGGCTTTGATCGAGTGACGTCTTGTAATCTTCATAAATATTCTGCTCATGAAGTTCTAGGACTTTTCAGCCTCAAATGTTAATCCTCCCCTGAGTCATTGCAACAGTGTTCTACTTAGTTATAAGCTATTCATTGTACTCTTTTAGGAATGATTCTTCCTTCCCAAATGCTGCATATACTCTACTATATTCTGTGGTCTCCAAATATGTTGTTCCCCCGTTCTTCCTTGCACTGAAAAGCCATTGTGAGACAACTTTTGGGTTGGCCTGTGGCTTTATGAAGCCAGAATAAAGTAATGTGCTGTTCCTGTGCTTCCTTACTATGAAAGCCTTTGTCAAAAAACTTTTCGGTGGGAAAATTATGACTTTATGAAGCCAGAATAAAGCATGCATAGAACCTCTATGCTAACGTCAGACAGTCTGATAGGTCATTCATTTGCATACAAGCACATGTTCACACGCTTCAGTTTGTAGACTGTTGTCCaccttttaattttttgttcCTGGctgtactttttttttttgcataaaaatTCAACTTTGTAatactgatttgagttggtGAAACGTAAAAGTAAGGCCGATTTCCTTAAGAGTAATTCAAAGAAAAGTTCAGCGAATCAAAATATCTTTAATCAGTAGCACAATCATGCTTTCATTATTGCAGGGTGGTGTTGTCTCTTAAATACAGCTGTGGTTACACACAATTGACATTCCTTGCCTCTGACAAATCACTTTATCAAATCAACTTGTAATGGGGTCAATTTTTTTAGTTATATTCAGAACCGATAAAGGTAATAAGAGCTGAAAATGTGGTTGGAGATTCTAAAGAAGTTTCACCTTCAAGGCTTTTGTTTTCAACGTCTAGGTTAAAATGTTGTCTCTGTCTAACATATATtcgtttttagcatttttttgtAATAATAGCAGCGTGTTAAGTTTTAGATATTGTTAATTCTGTTTGATTATTGAGCAAGGGACTTGATTCATGGGTATACCAGTGCTTCTATTTATCCTTGGAAATTATAGTTTTATTTTGTGATTTATCAGGTTTCACAATTTATTGCGAGGCAAAAGCAGCCAAAAAAGCATATTCTCGTTCATTGCACACATGGGCATAATCGCACTGGATTTATGATTGTCCACTATCTTATGCGGTCACGGCCTATATCCGTCACTCAGGTAAGCTGACTGTCATCTCATCTTTGTTTCGTAGAATTGAATAATGATGTTTGAAGTTTGTTTTTATCGTTGcaggcaatcagaatattttCTGATGCACGCCCTCCGGGTATATACAAAAAAGACTATATCGACGAATTGTACAATTTTTATCATGAGAGGAAGCCAGATGTGTTTGTTTGCCCCCTAACTCCAGAGTGGAAAAGATCTTCTGATTTTGATCTAAATGGTGATGCAATTCCAGATGATGACGATGATGATGGAGATTCTGCAGCTCCTCAAGatgtttgtattttttttaagaagtaaaaaatatatgtttaatcgTATGTGGTGCATTTTTATTCATAGATATATTGAAAGTGAAACCATATGGTGAATAGCTAAATCCAGTCCCCTTTAACCTTTAAAAACATGTTAATATTTTAGGAGAATCAGGAGATTCGGTTAATTCTTAcgaatgatgatattttgggaGATAAAATTCCTGGTGACCAAGAAACAATGCTGAGGCATTTCTGCTATCAGTCTTTAAAGTTGTCTGGAGGGGTAGGTTTTTTGGTATTATCTCGTTATCAATTTATTACATTGCCTAACATTTTCTTGAAGTATTTTGTGGTAGTGCTTGATCTTTCAATGTTTTTTATTGTAACCTGTGCGATGTGTGGGGATGCTGTATCCTTTCCTTCTGGGTTGATTGTCATGTTTATTTTCCTATTCTACAGGTTAGGGGACCTCAGCATTTTCCTGGATCACATCCAGTTTCTCTTAGCAGGTCTCAGGTTTTATCACATTTATTTTTTGcaggaaaaaatataaataacatgGATTAACTTGCCATTTCTCATTTTCAGTTCATTCCGTCTTGCACTAGTCTAACTGTGTAAATTTTTTTGAAGCAGCTGTGTGATCGCTACAACTGCGACATGTTAATATAAATTTTCTACTAGTGCATAGGCTTTTGAACATGGAACTTCTTATGTTGCTTTGTACTTTAAGACATGGATCTGTGGGTATTTGCAAGGCTTTGGTAAAAAAGTCAACCATTGTTTTTTCTGGTCATGCGACACTCCCCCTGTCGCTGAAGAGGAAATAAATCAACTTTTTATTAGTTTGTAGAAGTAATGTCAATATCGTAGTGATCATTTTGGTTACAACCAGGGACAATTTGCAATTGCTAAGGCAACGTTACTATTATGCAACTTGGAAAGCTGACGGAACACGATATATGATGTTAATCACTATGGATGGTTGTTACTTGATTGatagaaattttaattttcggAGGCTCCAGATGCGATTTCCCTGCAAACACACTAATGAAGTAAGTATCTTGAGGGGAAAGGGGAGTAGCTTTAGCTTTTACTAGCTCTGCGATTATAAACTTCCAGCTGATGatttttatttcatggttttaTTTTTCTCAAGAAGAAGATGACGGAGAGATTCTATCATCATTTCACATTACTTGATGGAGAGATGGTAATTGATACCATGCCTGATTCACAGCGGCAAGAAAGAAGATACCTCATCTATGACATGATGGCGATTAACCAGGTTTCTCTTGTAGAGGTATGATACAGAGAATTCCtgtaaaacatgattttatggGTTTCAGAGTTCAGTGGCCAAAAATAGCAATTTTATGGCTTGTTACTCGAAATTTTTGTTACTTTTCAGTTTCTGTTTCTTGCTCTATGTTGTGATTGTAGTTTGGAATATGGCTGGTTGATTGCAATGCAATGTAAACAATCTTATCTTCTTTCTGAAGGCACTTACAGAAATCAtcatccatgtcaaaacatccCAAATATTTTACCTAGCCTTCTAAAGAATGAAAATATAAAGCCTGAATGATGAATCGTTCTTTATTTCTATTCCttattgttttgttttcttttgttaaaatcattttCTTGGTCCATAATTGTTGTAACCTGAGGTGTTTCTTATAAACCGTTAATGGAAGCTTAGATGTGTGTGACTGTTTCATACACTGGTGCCCACCGGCAACCACAAACTCGAAATTATGAGGCTCCGCCATCCTACATAGTCTTCACTGACAAAGGCTTGTTTTCTTACTTTTTTTCCCCTTTAAACCCAAGgagaaaagattattttatctgtTCACCGAAGAGGTTACATATTTCTtccaaaaaaaagaaaaagaaagaggcATACATGTTGGGAGATAAGCTCTATTTTTTTAGTTTGTAAAGCACCAAAGATTTTATTGTGGTAATTTACATTTATTGAAGTCGTAATTGTGCATACGGTAGTTTTTACTTTTAATCAGGGCTAATCAATCTTGGACACTGAAAAACTGAATGATTTGTTAGAAATTCTTCCGGTCCGAGTTGAGCGGTGATGTCATAATTATTAGCTCTTCTTTTGTTTTGGCTATGATTCTTGGAAAGAGTGCTATTTTCAAACCTAATCTATTTTCATGCAGCGACCCTTTTATGAACGTTGGAAAATGCTTGAAAAGGAAGTAATTGAACCTCGGAATATTGAAAGACAACATATATATCAGAGCACAAATCCTTACTACAGATATGACCTGGAACCTTTCAGGGTTTGCATCGTCACACCTGATTGGTTTTTCCCTCCCTCCCCACCCCCTATCATATTACCTTTCACCAATGCTGGACTTCTTGTTGATACTGCTGCATAAAACTTGATAGGTAAGGAGAAAAGATTTTTGGTTGCTGTCTACTGTAACAAAACTTTTGAAGGGATTTATTCCAAAGCTTTCACATGCAGCAGACGGTCTAATTTTTCAGGTGTGAATACTGGATTAATAGTTTAATACTCATCTTcaacttttatatatgcttgcTTGTAGTTTGTCAAAACTGGGTTCTTTTTCTGTATCAGATGACTTAAAGCTGTAGAAACTCGATTCAGCCTGATTGAAATTTGTGTTACAGTATAGTTTTCTTGCCTAGGAATTGTTAAATTGAAGGCAAAAGATATTTAGTGGGAGTGGTGAGCAGATGAAGTTTGCGCTTTGAATTATACTTTTCCACTATCATTATATATGGGAATGGGACACAATATCTAATTATATAGTTGTTCAGTGCTTTTTGCATTCTCTACAAAAATTGTTACATATGGTTTCTTATGCCAGGGTTGGGACGATCCTTATGTTACTCGAACGCATGAAGGTCTTTTAAAGTGGAAATATCCAGAAATGAATTCTGTGGATTTTCTATTTGAGGTTTGTTTTCCAAGTATTGCACCCCTGTTTCTCCGTTGCTttgaaaaatgttaaaaatgCACATGAATATATTGTCAACCGTTTGTGTTGTTGCTTTACTCACTGTTGATACATGTGATGTTCTTTCGGTTTGCTACATTGCAACAGGTGGCTGAGAATCACCGGTCACTTGTTCTAAATGAGCGAGGGAAGAAGAAATTAATGGAAGGGTACAGGGTTGTTTTCCCTGGTTAGTAGTTCATTGATTGTTTTGCAATGCCATTATAGTTGCATCTGTTGTGCTAAGGTTGGAAAACCTTTATTCTTTCAATTGATTAGCCTGTGCACTTCAAGATGTGTAAAAATCTTGAATCTGCACCATGACAAGTAGTGAGATTTGAAACTGTGGTCCATTATTATTCCTAATTTTCTCTCTTGAAAGATGTGCTGAATTCACGGTTCagattcaatttttgtttcaaaagtaagtttttgaaataagaaataaGTTATGCAATATTCTTCGATCCTGAATATAATTTGTCACttgtataatatattcatagaGCAGGGCGAAATTAATAAATTCTTATTGAAAACGCTTTTATCATGCAGTAGTTTGcacaatgatattttaaatttgcaCGATCTATTTTCTATAATACTTGATTCCTGTAAGGTGATCTGGCAAATTACCTTTTCATCTACCTTCACTAACCATCCTTTAACTAGATAAAACAATTTTCTCTTTCATTGTGAAAGTTCTGTGCCACTGTACTTTCGATACATAGATATTTAGTTAAATGCATATTGTACCGGAACTTGAATGTGTTTATGAAACCTTGCTGgattaattgcatgatttcaATCTTCTTTTGTTGATGTTACGTATGTAAAATCTTATTGGAGATTTACGACCAAGGTATATTATATTACCTGGCAATTTATGTGGTAACTGGTTTATTTTATCAGCCTGTTATCGTTAATCTTTTTTCGACCTTTCTCATTTCACCTAAGATTGACATATCAATCCCTTTCTAATTCGTGCCATTTTACAAATTCCGTATCATGCATGTTATAACTTGATTGTAAATCGCCATGCAGATGGGTCTGATCCCTCTACGTATTCGGGTAAGATCATAGAGTGTTCATGGAATTCAGAGGAAGAAGTATGGGTGTGTATGCGGGTCAGGACTGATAAAGGGACTCCTAATGAATTCAACACTTACAAGAAGGTACATGTCACGTTTCTTTTCAAACCTATTAAATTTAATGTACTAAGTACTTAATTTTTTCCCAAACCCAAAAACAGGTCATGAGAAGTATAAAAGACAATATCACAGAAGACGACTTGTTAAACGAGATCAATGAGATTATCTGCCTGCCTATGTATGCAGATAGAATAATGATTGAAAGCAAAGCCCAGCGTCGTCTAAAGTAAAACAAATTCCTTCAAAAGAAGCGACTCGTGTAAACTCGTTATAGATACGAGTGATCCTTGCCTTCCGTTCTCTCATAGTATTCAAGATTGTAGGAATAGCTTTAGGATCACCTTGTATATTTTACTTTCGGTTACTATTTCTCTTTTTACTAGGTGTAAACTTGTGGGAAAAAAATGCAGCTTGTAGAATTAGTAATTTGAGATTTAGAgacattttgtttttaatatagTTGAAAGTTAAGCGGGTTAGCTTTCTATTTTGTTCTTGTTTGCTGCATCACTGTTAAGAATTAGTTTGGCAGGATAATATTTCACAGAATCCCTCATTTGTTAGCATTGTTAAACGTACACACATTTTTAGAGTATACGTCTCGCATAAAAAATTAAGTGGGaaacttatttaaaatttaaaataatgatctAGTAGCAATTGttttcctatttttttttttaatctttcaatAATCCGAAAACCATAAAGGGACATGTTGGGTGCTTGTAGGATAATTCAATCACTAGTCTACTTTGATTAAGGGCCTTATTGGCTACATTTGTCTTgtatattttacgatttttcagACTTTGTTAGACTTTTTTTGGgcttattaatttataaatttttagatttttttttaaaaataaagggtttaaTTCGTTTGAACAAAATAAATTGTAGGCTTGAAGAGAATTGAAAGAGGAGAAGCAAGATCTCATCTTAATTGCTTGTTGGTGAActatacattttttaaaaacttaTGACAATTGAGCCAAACAATTCTCATCTTATAAAATGTAGAGGGGCATGTACATTTAACAAGTGGATACATTTGGTAGTTGGTTAAGGtccaaatttaaatatttcatgcaatataaaatgattattttcttAGGTCAAGTCGATATTACCAAACACGCCCTTCTTATTTATATGACAATTTTattaaaagagaaaaaaatagaaaaagagGAAAGATAGAAAAAACAAAATAGTTAAATGTCAGGCCTCTGCCTATTTCCGCAAactgatttttatttatttattttttttggctTAGATCCCAAAACCCATTTACTGGGCTTTGACTAAGTGAAATTCCTTCGAATTTTTCGTCGTATTTGAGTTCTTGGGACGAGTGAGGAAACGATTACCTAAATTCATGAAATCTCGGGGTGTTCTATTCCTTGGTTTGCTTGTTTTCGGGTTATCTTGTTTGAGTTTCGATTATGCCGTTGCGCAATCGGAGGAAGCGAACAAGAATAGATTTCGAGAGCGTGAGGCTAGTGATGACGCCCTCGGTTACCCCAATTTGTAAGTGTTTGTCTGGATTCTTGTGGATTATTTTCTTGAGTGATAACGCTACTTGCATAAATGAATTTGAGTTTTTGTTGAATTGGTTTAATTGGTAATACCAGAATTTAACGAAGAGCAGTTTCCATAGGTTTTGTGAATGGAATTACGGAATGAGGGCTATTGTATTTGCAAGAACTCTGATTTTTATGTAATGAACCTTGTCAAATGTTTAATGATCAATTCCATGGCATTATTCGTGAATAGTGACGAGGATGAGCTGCTGAATACACAATGCCCTCAGCATTTGGAACTGAGATGGCAGACTGAAGTTAGTTCCAGCATTTATTCTTCGCCTTTAATTGCAGATATCAACAGGTGATTGAACACAACTTTCTAATTTGGATTTACCGTATCGAGAATTGCCATATTTGTTGCATTTGATTTTTCTCTGTTCTCTCATTGTTGCTGATGTTCTCTTCATTGTTGCTGAGCTGTGCGGGTTTATTGAGAATACGACTAAACTCAAGTATCGGAGATGATGAATGGATTAAAAGTAGACTATGTAGGTTGGTTTAATTTTAAGTGGCCAAATTCCTGTAAGATTTACTTTCCCAAGTTAATTTATGCCCAGAATCTGTTGAAAAAAcataaattcaaattcaaagtcGTTGCTTGTTATTCTCGATCTGTCATGTATTATGGAACCTTGATTATAATTCTTGTATCCTCAGTGATGGAAAGCTTGAAGTAATAGTTCCCTCCTTTGTTCATTACTTGGAAGTCCTAGAAGGTTCTGATGGAGATAAGTTGCCAGGTATTGCTAGAGGGTTGCTATATATACTTTAGTTTTATAGACAAGGGGCTTGCCGCCATTTTACGTCAAAGAATGATCATACGTGCAACTAGAAGGGCTAAACTTCATGAATTATGTCATTCGTCCAGACACAATGAACCTTTTTTTGTGTGATTGTATTTTATACATCAGGTTGGCCAGCTTTTCATCAGTCAACTGTTCATTCTAGTCCTCTTTTGTATGACATTGACAAAGATGGTGTTCGAGAAGTAGTTTTAGCCACTTACAATGGTGAAGTGCTATTTTTCAGGTAACATTTTGTTGTTCCTCCTAAATGCCTTCTTTAGCTGTTGAATAATAGTTCGCTGACTTGTTGCATTCTGTTACTTGAAAGTAGAGTTTCAGGCTACATGATGTCAGATAAACTGGAGATTCCAAGGTTGAAAATTAAAAAGGATTGGTATGTTGGTTTGCATCCAGATCCAGTTGACCGATCTCACCCAGATGTTCATGATGAGCAACTGGTCGAGGATGTTCACAGGGATTCGATAACTAGTAATTGCTTTCCTTTTACCTGTTGAGAATTATTGGTTCTGAAATTGTGGCCTTAAAATCTATCTTCTGTACCTCGGTTTGCCTAATGTTCTCCTGAGCCTTTATGGCATTTCCatgaaattttcataatttcttCAGCGCCGCTGAATAATATCTTGTATTCAACGCGATGAACATTGACATGCCACAAAATATCTGAGCATactgatttttttattatttagttATGTGACCATAGATATACCTGTTTAAAATTTGACGTCAACCAAGTGAACAGTTTACAATCGCCTCTGATTATTCTAATCTGCTTTCTCTTAATATTTTTGAACCAGCTTTCATGTGCTATAGGTTTAAACCTTTCTTCTTCACTAATAGATATTTATCTTTTGTCTTTACCATGTAATTGCTGTAACAAGTTTCCCTCTTTCTTTTTCTTACCCCCGTCCTATTAGAAGTCTGCCACAGGCCTTCTTGTTGTGGGATATACCTAAGAAATTCCACGTGTAACTACACATTTGCAGCTATCTGGACATTGGCCTTGCTGGCATCAATCCTCATGTTGCAACTGAGTGCCTTAGGTGGATTATAGTATGTAAATATTGGGAAAGCTCGGGCTTGATGTGGTCAACTTAATAATAGCAAAAGCTCCTCTGTAGATCTTAAAATCACTGTATGAAATCTTCTGACCTGTAACATTTGCCCAATTATGTGAGCTTCAACTCAAAGTCATGGTCAGATGGTCGACTTGAAATTCTCATGAACATGTGGTTCACATTGGTTGGACTGTTGTACACTTGTTCCTTTGCTATCATCTGCTTAATTGTTTCATTCATTCTGCTAGGTTAATTTTGTGAATACTGTACACTTGGTTAGACCATAGTTTAGTCCTTAAAAGGTTTCTTAACTTTGAAACATTTCTTAGGGCACAATGGAAGTGACATTCACAGAGGAAGTACAATTGTGAAAAACGTCTCCCATTCTTTTGAAGAAGGTCACCATGACTCGTCTAAGGCTTCAAATTCTGTACCAGAAGGAGCTGATCATGAAATCTTGCAGAGCAATGTCTCTATGGCAGATATTCAGCACCATGACCTGAATGCATCTCGTGTCGAGAATCTAGTGAAGAGCAAAGATAGTCAACCTGAAGAAGACATAAAGATGCCACAAGAACCAAATAGTACACTTTCTAGTTCTGGATCGGATAAAGTCAAGGATGAAGAAATTGGAAAAAACACTGCAAGAAGGCTTCTTGAAGAGAAAGATTCAAAAGGACAATGAAGGCGTTCATGCTGCAACAGTGGAGAATAATGGCGGCCTTGAAGAAGAAGCTGATGCATCATTTGAGTTGTTAAGGGAGAATGATGAGCTGGCTAATGAGTATAACTatgattatgatgattatgTAGATGAGGCCATGTGGGGAGATGAGGAATGGACTGAAACTCAGCATGAAAAACTGGAAGATTATGTTCACATAGATGCACATGTCTTATGCACCCCGGTAAGTATAGTGGTGTACGAAACAAAGTTTTCATATTCACATAATTTTACCATGTATTACTCGTTAACATGGTTCTTATCATTCTTTTTAGGTCATAGCAGACATTGATAATGATGGGGTGTCTGAGATGATTGTTGCTGTTTCATACTTCTTTGACCACGAGTAAatttcttcttgcatagcttagaaTGCATTGAACCTTGGGTCTCTTTGTGGCCAATTCTTATATTAATTTTCTAATCTGCAGAAATATCGATTGCACTGTGGCGACTTTAGGTTGATTTCAGCTGAGTATagacatataaattttgttGTGAAAACACTGTTTTTTCCCTTTCCCACCTTTCTTGTGTACCACAGCCACTGTATTCTAGTCCCACCCTGCAATTTTAACATTTCCACATCAAATGCCTCCAGAGACGCCATCCCAATCATTTTATCTGAGTACACTAGAATCTGAATAGATTGAAAATTCTTACAAAATACCAAATCAACTTGCAACTTGCATTATACTACATTCTGGGCTGCTTCTCTTTTCGATTTTGTGTAACTCGTCTCTTTTATATGTTTTACTCCTGAAGTTACCATTAATGCTCGGATACTTAGGTTCTATATTTGGGCATGGTGCTTGAATTTTCTTGCTCTTACCTGTGATAggaattgaaattgaaatttggGTTACATATAGTATGTTTCCATCCACTGACATTT
It contains:
- the LOC142525643 gene encoding uncharacterized protein LOC142525643 isoform X6, which gives rise to MEGWLDCPAVGQEICGLIPSKVPLGESFNDYIYPGKRYSYRQVIHQQRVLGRKLGLVIDLTNSSRYYNLNDWKKEGIKHVKIACKGRDSVPENEAVNKFVHEVSQFIARQKQPKKHILVHCTHGHNRTGFMIVHYLMRSRPISVTQAIRIFSDARPPGIYKKDYIDELYNFYHERKPDVFVCPLTPEWKRSSDFDLNGDAIPDDDDDDGDSAAPQDENQEIRLILTNDDILGDKIPGDQETMLRHFCYQSLKLSGGVRGPQHFPGSHPVSLSRDNLQLLRQRYYYATWKADGTRYMMLITMDGCYLIDRNFNFRRLQMRFPCKHTNEKKMTERFYHHFTLLDGEMVIDTMPDSQRQERRYLIYDMMAINQVSLVERPFYERWKMLEKEVIEPRNIERQHIYQSTNPYYRYDLEPFRVRRKDFWLLSTVTKLLKGFIPKLSHAADGLIFQGWDDPYVTRTHEGLLKWKYPEMNSVDFLFEVAENHRSLVLNERGKKKLMEGYRVVFPDGSDPSTYSGKIIECSWNSEEEVWVCMRVRTDKGTPNEFNTYKKVMRSIKDNITEDDLLNEINEIICLPMYADRIMIESKAQRRLK
- the LOC142525643 gene encoding uncharacterized protein LOC142525643 isoform X4; its protein translation is MDLNASPEPEDEEVFSEPQLKEDYALEEHVRYNEHVEHGETAVQLLRREREERIQRLRSQHPDDRPSYGSQPYHRDDGYQVKKQRPNDKLPPGWLDCPAVGQEICGLIPSKVPLGESFNDYIYPGKRYSYRQVIHQQRVLGRKLGLVIDLTNSSRYYNLNDWKKEGIKHVKIACKGRDSVPENEAVNKFVHEVSQFIARQKQPKKHILVHCTHGHNRTGFMIVHYLMRSRPISVTQAIRIFSDARPPGIYKKDYIDELYNFYHERKPDVFVCPLTPEWKRSSDFDLNGDAIPDDDDDDGDSAAPQDENQEIRLILTNDDILGDKIPGDQETMLRHFCYQSLKLSGGVRGPQHFPGSHPVSLSRDNLQLLRQRYYYATWKADGTRYMMLITMDGCYLIDRNFNFRRLQMRFPCKHTNEKKMTERFYHHFTLLDGEMVIDTMPDSQRQERRYLIYDMMAINQVSLVERPFYERWKMLEKEVIEPRNIERQHIYQSTNPYYRYDLEPFRVRRKDFWLLSTVTKLLKGFIPKLSHAADGLIFQGWDDPYVTRTHEGLLKWKYPEMNSVDFLFEVAENHRSLVLNERGKKKLMEGYRVVFPDGSDPSTYSGKIIECSWNSEEEVWVCMRVRTDKGTPNEFNTYKKVMRSIKDNITEDDLLNEINEIICLPMYADRIMIESKAQRRLK
- the LOC142525643 gene encoding uncharacterized protein LOC142525643 isoform X3, which produces MRKSFRFFALFCFSMDLNASPEPEDEEVFSEPQLKEDYALEEHVRYNEHVEHGETAVQLLRREREERIQRLRSQHPDDRPSYGSQPYHRDDGYQVKKQRPNDKLPPGWLDCPAVGQEICGLIPSKVPLGESFNDYIYPGKRYSYRQVIHQQRVLGRKLGLVIDLTNSSRYYNLNDWKKEGIKHVKIACKGRDSVPENEAVNKFVHEVSQFIARQKQPKKHILVHCTHGHNRTGFMIVHYLMRSRPISVTQAIRIFSDARPPGIYKKDYIDELYNFYHERKPDVFVCPLTPEWKRSSDFDLNGDAIPDDDDDDGDSAAPQDENQEIRLILTNDDILGDKIPGDQETMLRHFCYQSLKLSGGVRGPQHFPGSHPVSLSRDNLQLLRQRYYYATWKADGTRYMMLITMDGCYLIDRNFNFRRLQMRFPCKHTNEMTERFYHHFTLLDGEMVIDTMPDSQRQERRYLIYDMMAINQVSLVERPFYERWKMLEKEVIEPRNIERQHIYQSTNPYYRYDLEPFRVRRKDFWLLSTVTKLLKGFIPKLSHAADGLIFQGWDDPYVTRTHEGLLKWKYPEMNSVDFLFEVAENHRSLVLNERGKKKLMEGYRVVFPDGSDPSTYSGKIIECSWNSEEEVWVCMRVRTDKGTPNEFNTYKKVMRSIKDNITEDDLLNEINEIICLPMYADRIMIESKAQRRLK
- the LOC142525643 gene encoding uncharacterized protein LOC142525643 isoform X2, with product MRKSFRFFALFCFSMDLNASPEPEDEEVFSEPQLKEDYALEEHVRYNEHVEHGETAVQLLRREREERIQRLRSQHPDDRPSYGSQPYHRDDGYQVKKQRPNDKLPPGWLDCPAVGQEICGLIPSKVPLGESFNDYIYPGKRYSYRQVIHQQRVLGRKLGLVIDLTNSSRYYNLNDWKKEGIKHVKIACKGRDSVPENEAVNKFVHEVSQFIARQKQPKKHILVHCTHGHNRTGFMIVHYLMRSRPISVTQAIRIFSDARPPGIYKKDYIDELYNFYHERKPDVFVCPLTPEWKRSSDFDLNGDAIPDDDDDDGDSAAPQDENQEIRLILTNDDILGDKIPGDQETMLRHFCYQSLKLSGGVRGPQHFPGSHPVSLSRDNLQLLRQRYYYATWKADGTRYMMLITMDGCYLIDRNFNFRRLQMRFPCKHTNEKMTERFYHHFTLLDGEMVIDTMPDSQRQERRYLIYDMMAINQVSLVERPFYERWKMLEKEVIEPRNIERQHIYQSTNPYYRYDLEPFRVRRKDFWLLSTVTKLLKGFIPKLSHAADGLIFQGWDDPYVTRTHEGLLKWKYPEMNSVDFLFEVAENHRSLVLNERGKKKLMEGYRVVFPDGSDPSTYSGKIIECSWNSEEEVWVCMRVRTDKGTPNEFNTYKKVMRSIKDNITEDDLLNEINEIICLPMYADRIMIESKAQRRLK
- the LOC142525643 gene encoding uncharacterized protein LOC142525643 isoform X1; the protein is MRKSFRFFALFCFSMDLNASPEPEDEEVFSEPQLKEDYALEEHVRYNEHVEHGETAVQLLRREREERIQRLRSQHPDDRPSYGSQPYHRDDGYQVKKQRPNDKLPPGWLDCPAVGQEICGLIPSKVPLGESFNDYIYPGKRYSYRQVIHQQRVLGRKLGLVIDLTNSSRYYNLNDWKKEGIKHVKIACKGRDSVPENEAVNKFVHEVSQFIARQKQPKKHILVHCTHGHNRTGFMIVHYLMRSRPISVTQAIRIFSDARPPGIYKKDYIDELYNFYHERKPDVFVCPLTPEWKRSSDFDLNGDAIPDDDDDDGDSAAPQDENQEIRLILTNDDILGDKIPGDQETMLRHFCYQSLKLSGGVRGPQHFPGSHPVSLSRDNLQLLRQRYYYATWKADGTRYMMLITMDGCYLIDRNFNFRRLQMRFPCKHTNEKKMTERFYHHFTLLDGEMVIDTMPDSQRQERRYLIYDMMAINQVSLVERPFYERWKMLEKEVIEPRNIERQHIYQSTNPYYRYDLEPFRVRRKDFWLLSTVTKLLKGFIPKLSHAADGLIFQGWDDPYVTRTHEGLLKWKYPEMNSVDFLFEVAENHRSLVLNERGKKKLMEGYRVVFPDGSDPSTYSGKIIECSWNSEEEVWVCMRVRTDKGTPNEFNTYKKVMRSIKDNITEDDLLNEINEIICLPMYADRIMIESKAQRRLK
- the LOC142525643 gene encoding uncharacterized protein LOC142525643 isoform X5, whose protein sequence is MEREERIQRLRSQHPDDRPSYGSQPYHRDDGYQVKKQRPNDKLPPGWLDCPAVGQEICGLIPSKVPLGESFNDYIYPGKRYSYRQVIHQQRVLGRKLGLVIDLTNSSRYYNLNDWKKEGIKHVKIACKGRDSVPENEAVNKFVHEVSQFIARQKQPKKHILVHCTHGHNRTGFMIVHYLMRSRPISVTQAIRIFSDARPPGIYKKDYIDELYNFYHERKPDVFVCPLTPEWKRSSDFDLNGDAIPDDDDDDGDSAAPQDENQEIRLILTNDDILGDKIPGDQETMLRHFCYQSLKLSGGVRGPQHFPGSHPVSLSRDNLQLLRQRYYYATWKADGTRYMMLITMDGCYLIDRNFNFRRLQMRFPCKHTNEKKMTERFYHHFTLLDGEMVIDTMPDSQRQERRYLIYDMMAINQVSLVERPFYERWKMLEKEVIEPRNIERQHIYQSTNPYYRYDLEPFRVRRKDFWLLSTVTKLLKGFIPKLSHAADGLIFQGWDDPYVTRTHEGLLKWKYPEMNSVDFLFEVAENHRSLVLNERGKKKLMEGYRVVFPDGSDPSTYSGKIIECSWNSEEEVWVCMRVRTDKGTPNEFNTYKKVMRSIKDNITEDDLLNEINEIICLPMYADRIMIESKAQRRLK